The following coding sequences are from one Treponema parvum window:
- a CDS encoding YifB family Mg chelatase-like AAA ATPase, with protein MRIFSFSPFGYEGALVSVEVDLRRGIPSVDLVGLADGAVRESRERMRSAICNAGFEFPQERVLISLSPADLKKEGAGFDLAIALAVLQAKKQKDEKPKRFLPENNADYGGYGDYGGEKSILVMGELELCGNVRPVRGIHAAAETAASAGIRYCIVPAVNSSEAQEVCGMRVFSAATLKEAFFALEDTSAFKESSDSAGREILFEDDFVEIGGIAFSKVTAGFEFSDVVGQPFLIRGLQIAAAGFHNLLVFGPPGCGKSMALQKFPALLPLLTVEESRPVTRIYSLAGILPVEKSRVRLPPFRMPHQTASIEGLCGGGPACKPGEISLAHNGVLFLDEAPEFKTSVLQMLRVPLESGYVTLSRAGRSSVYPASFQLLMAANPCPCGNFGSKNKICLCSTHSIELYWKRFSGPLLDRIDMRIRTDIPFTAEKFSTEELRKGVALAVKMQRKRQGKRNARLNSDEIATFCRLSDDAENFLDAASKRYGFSPRASASCLKLSRTVADLEGSEDIKTEHIKEAVEYRKNSGGIDFV; from the coding sequence ATGAGGATCTTTTCGTTTTCTCCGTTCGGTTATGAAGGCGCTTTAGTTTCAGTTGAAGTTGACTTACGGCGCGGCATTCCTTCCGTAGATTTGGTCGGACTTGCGGACGGAGCCGTAAGGGAATCGCGGGAGCGCATGCGCTCGGCAATCTGTAACGCGGGTTTTGAATTTCCACAGGAAAGGGTTTTAATAAGTTTATCTCCCGCAGATTTAAAAAAAGAAGGAGCCGGTTTTGATCTGGCGATAGCTTTGGCCGTATTGCAGGCTAAAAAGCAAAAGGATGAAAAGCCGAAACGCTTTTTACCCGAAAACAATGCGGACTACGGCGGCTACGGGGATTACGGCGGCGAAAAATCAATTCTCGTTATGGGGGAACTTGAGCTTTGCGGGAATGTGCGTCCCGTCCGCGGAATACATGCCGCTGCGGAAACCGCGGCTTCGGCCGGAATAAGATATTGCATAGTTCCCGCCGTAAACTCAAGCGAAGCGCAAGAAGTGTGCGGAATGCGCGTGTTTTCCGCTGCGACTCTAAAAGAAGCGTTTTTCGCTTTGGAAGATACTTCCGCTTTTAAAGAATCTTCGGATTCGGCCGGCAGAGAGATTCTTTTTGAAGACGATTTTGTAGAAATAGGCGGAATCGCTTTTTCTAAGGTTACGGCCGGTTTTGAATTTTCGGATGTCGTGGGGCAGCCGTTTTTAATCCGCGGCTTACAGATTGCGGCGGCCGGCTTCCATAATCTTTTGGTATTCGGGCCTCCCGGCTGCGGAAAATCGATGGCGCTGCAAAAATTTCCGGCTTTGCTTCCCCTTTTAACCGTCGAAGAATCGCGTCCCGTCACAAGGATTTATTCTTTGGCGGGAATTCTCCCGGTTGAAAAATCACGCGTACGCCTTCCGCCTTTTAGAATGCCGCATCAAACCGCCAGCATCGAAGGCCTTTGCGGAGGAGGGCCGGCTTGTAAACCCGGAGAAATCTCTTTGGCGCACAACGGCGTCTTATTTTTGGACGAAGCGCCGGAATTCAAAACCTCCGTGCTCCAGATGCTGAGAGTTCCGCTTGAAAGCGGATACGTAACCCTAAGCCGCGCCGGGCGATCTTCGGTTTATCCGGCTTCGTTTCAGCTTCTCATGGCGGCTAACCCGTGTCCCTGCGGAAATTTCGGTTCTAAAAACAAAATTTGCTTATGCAGCACGCATTCAATCGAACTGTATTGGAAGCGGTTTTCAGGTCCCTTGCTCGATCGCATAGACATGCGCATCCGCACCGATATTCCTTTTACTGCCGAAAAATTTTCTACGGAAGAACTCAGAAAGGGCGTTGCCCTGGCGGTAAAAATGCAGCGGAAGCGGCAGGGAAAAAGAAACGCTAGACTGAACAGTGACGAAATAGCGACTTTTTGCAGATTGTCGGACGATGCCGAAAACTTTCTTGACGCGGCTTCAAAAAGATACGGGTTTTCTCCGCGGGCGTCGGCTTCCTGTTTAAAACTTTCGCGGACTGTCGCCGATCTGGAAGGGAGCGAAGATATTAAAACGGAGCATATAAAGGAAGCCGTGGAATACAGAAAAAATTCGGGAGGAATAGATTTTGTGTGA
- a CDS encoding IdeS/Mac family cysteine endopeptidase (This family includes IgM or IgG-cleaving cysteine proteases.) — translation MPKIHWAFLSAFLFAFSLLSVSSCKLDASLDDSPTDNHIPVTGIYVPSNEVNLSLVKGTDYRLTARVIPFEAGNQTLTYSTDTADIISVSDSGIVSAKDVGGPVTLTIKAANNVQRQIGVTVTAAPVPVTSIVFEQTVPTSLFIGESYRIMAKVQPDEATNKELTYTADNNSAHVASDGTVTAQSEGTVNITVKSQSDPEIIATVTITIKQRPSIELITEEMTSESSESNLNLEIKTLNGKLSYTPKIVGEGSSWLTVVHIDNTTDVEKDTIHLKAAQNKTVWKRTAYINFEDESNQVIKNADGKKLEVKVVQKENENPTVRIQWVHGIDAPTPSEKTAIPVPHVGQAKKFYWNDENIFFWYEGDNTKWFNNRKAKPVGAVATDGGDSNQCWAKTASNMLHWWFLQNKENIDNYITKKNITGAEKDKYQHFYYRNFSDNQEPEKSYIAKTFRTKAHNGELGGYVISGLAWYLYGNTSASHPSTPTYEGPALFKDVFSKEDTPIEDKIVMNKVEFETVITEALNSQKAIGLHMRGTKGGKDYGHAITLWGAVFDGEGNIIAIYVVDNNYKENRIFPYGIYYRDGRPYIFNYPNNAFATDRYVGEVITLDKGEELWQEWFRTH, via the coding sequence ATGCCGAAAATTCATTGGGCTTTTTTATCTGCGTTTTTATTTGCCTTTTCCTTATTATCTGTATCATCCTGCAAACTTGACGCATCGTTAGACGACAGCCCAACCGACAACCATATTCCTGTTACGGGTATTTATGTTCCGAGCAATGAAGTTAATCTCAGTCTTGTAAAAGGTACCGACTATCGGTTAACCGCTAGAGTTATTCCCTTTGAAGCCGGAAATCAAACTTTGACTTATTCGACGGATACTGCCGATATCATTTCCGTAAGTGATTCGGGAATTGTGTCGGCGAAGGATGTGGGCGGTCCCGTTACCCTTACGATAAAAGCCGCTAACAATGTGCAACGACAGATTGGCGTTACCGTTACGGCGGCTCCTGTTCCGGTTACAAGCATTGTGTTTGAACAAACGGTACCTACCTCTTTATTTATCGGTGAAAGCTATAGAATCATGGCAAAAGTACAACCTGATGAAGCAACGAATAAAGAGCTTACCTACACCGCAGACAATAATAGTGCACATGTAGCTTCCGATGGTACGGTAACTGCCCAATCGGAGGGAACTGTAAACATAACCGTAAAGTCGCAAAGCGATCCCGAAATCATAGCGACTGTTACTATCACCATAAAACAAAGACCCTCAATTGAACTGATAACAGAAGAAATGACGAGTGAAAGCAGTGAATCAAATCTGAATCTTGAAATAAAAACGCTCAACGGGAAGCTTTCATATACGCCTAAAATTGTTGGAGAAGGAAGCAGCTGGCTTACCGTTGTTCACATAGACAACACTACAGATGTAGAAAAAGATACAATACACCTAAAAGCTGCTCAAAATAAAACCGTATGGAAGCGAACTGCCTATATTAACTTCGAGGATGAATCCAATCAAGTGATCAAAAATGCCGATGGAAAAAAACTCGAGGTAAAAGTAGTTCAGAAAGAGAACGAGAACCCAACTGTAAGAATACAATGGGTTCATGGCATAGATGCTCCGACTCCGAGTGAAAAGACAGCAATTCCGGTTCCTCATGTCGGTCAAGCTAAAAAATTTTATTGGAATGATGAAAATATTTTCTTCTGGTATGAAGGTGATAATACGAAATGGTTCAACAATAGAAAGGCAAAGCCCGTAGGTGCAGTTGCTACCGACGGCGGCGATAGCAACCAATGCTGGGCTAAAACTGCTTCCAATATGTTACATTGGTGGTTTTTACAGAATAAAGAAAACATAGACAATTACATAACAAAGAAAAATATAACAGGTGCTGAAAAAGATAAGTATCAACATTTTTATTACCGGAATTTTTCCGATAATCAAGAGCCGGAGAAAAGTTATATAGCAAAAACTTTCAGGACAAAGGCACATAACGGAGAGCTAGGGGGATATGTTATAAGCGGTCTTGCATGGTATCTCTACGGTAATACAAGTGCATCACACCCCAGCACCCCCACATACGAAGGACCTGCTTTATTCAAAGATGTGTTTAGCAAAGAAGACACTCCTATTGAAGATAAAATTGTTATGAACAAAGTTGAGTTTGAAACAGTAATAACCGAAGCGCTTAATTCCCAAAAAGCAATCGGACTACACATGCGGGGTACAAAGGGCGGAAAAGATTATGGCCATGCAATAACACTTTGGGGTGCGGTCTTTGATGGAGAGGGAAATATTATTGCAATCTATGTTGTTGACAATAATTATAAGGAAAACAGGATATTCCCTTACGGAATCTACTATAGAGATGGTCGCCCTTACATTTTTAACTATCCAAACAATGCATTCGCTACTGATAGGTATGTGGGTGAAGTAATTACCCTAGACAAAGGCGAAGAGCTGTGGCAAGAATGGTTTAGAACACATTAG
- a CDS encoding DUF1015 domain-containing protein, with product MEILNKAGIFVPEILLPKNVDTKTWAVIACDQYTQNKDYWKKAKELACGKASTLNMILPEVYLDEPDKNARIQDIRRTMKDYLDNGVFAAPKKQFIYTERTTAFGRTRSGLVAAIDLETYDWKPGSKAPIRATEATIASRIPPRMEIRKGAPLEIPHIMLLVNDFEHIFIEEAGRRVKLSGKKPEYSGNLMQNGGSITGWGIDKAEDIQNIEKALKIIAQKNTDPQGSVFLFAVGDGNHSLATAKAVWEEYKKELYEKGVPEDEVINSRIRYALVEIVNIYDSGLTFEPIHRVLFNADPQKLILFLQNKLSGTVMECGSAKELKERVKDNSKGEHFGMVYTKEGEVKYLDIKTSFKDLLVAGLQPELDLFIGGETKKGIDITIDYIHGSDEVFSLGAKDGVVALLLPPVDKESFFKTIRDRGALPRKSFSMGEADEKRFYMECRRLF from the coding sequence ATGGAAATATTAAATAAAGCGGGAATTTTTGTTCCCGAAATTCTATTACCGAAAAACGTAGACACGAAAACATGGGCCGTGATCGCCTGCGACCAATACACACAAAACAAGGACTATTGGAAAAAAGCAAAGGAACTCGCATGCGGCAAAGCTTCGACTCTAAACATGATTCTGCCTGAAGTTTATCTTGACGAACCGGACAAAAACGCCCGCATCCAAGATATAAGGCGAACTATGAAAGATTATTTGGACAACGGTGTTTTTGCAGCGCCGAAAAAACAATTCATATACACGGAAAGGACAACCGCTTTCGGTCGCACGCGCTCAGGTCTTGTCGCCGCAATCGACCTTGAAACCTATGACTGGAAACCCGGCAGCAAGGCGCCTATAAGGGCTACGGAAGCGACCATTGCGTCGCGTATTCCTCCGAGAATGGAAATACGAAAAGGGGCTCCGCTTGAAATTCCGCACATAATGCTCTTGGTGAACGATTTTGAACACATTTTCATTGAAGAAGCGGGAAGGCGCGTAAAACTCTCAGGCAAAAAGCCCGAATACAGCGGAAATCTCATGCAAAACGGAGGAAGCATAACGGGCTGGGGAATAGATAAAGCGGAAGACATACAAAACATCGAAAAGGCTCTAAAAATCATCGCTCAAAAGAACACGGATCCGCAAGGTTCGGTGTTTTTGTTTGCCGTCGGCGACGGAAACCACTCTTTGGCAACGGCAAAGGCGGTCTGGGAAGAGTATAAAAAAGAACTTTACGAAAAAGGAGTTCCCGAAGATGAAGTCATAAACAGCCGCATACGTTATGCCCTTGTTGAAATCGTAAACATATACGACTCGGGTCTAACATTCGAGCCGATTCACAGGGTTTTGTTCAATGCGGATCCGCAAAAACTTATTTTATTTTTACAAAACAAACTTTCCGGAACCGTCATGGAATGCGGATCGGCAAAAGAGCTGAAAGAACGGGTAAAAGACAATTCCAAAGGCGAACACTTCGGGATGGTTTATACGAAAGAAGGAGAGGTAAAATATCTTGACATCAAAACTTCTTTTAAAGACCTGCTCGTAGCGGGCCTGCAGCCCGAGCTTGATCTTTTTATCGGCGGCGAAACAAAAAAAGGCATAGACATAACGATCGATTACATTCACGGAAGCGATGAAGTTTTTTCATTGGGAGCAAAAGACGGCGTCGTCGCTCTTCTTTTGCCGCCGGTCGATAAAGAAAGTTTTTTTAAAACGATAAGAGACCGCGGCGCGCTGCCGCGAAAGAGTTTTTCAATGGGAGAAGCCGACGAAAAACGATTTTATATGGAATGCCGCAGGCTTTTTTAA
- a CDS encoding RNA polymerase factor sigma-54 yields the protein MPEAKFYQIQKASQIQTQKMSRQQIYSLNLLAMNSQDLRSEIYAAAEKNPALEIVKDPVLAGENVKKVSFRPSDYLRLGRASALGQSKADSFQEALESRPDERETLQEHLISQLNVSKISKDKYKLSRKLIENLDNSGFHILAPISLLDSENPLHTEKFLDSCMDLVRRMDPIGTCCTGVPESLFVQASLKKNASLAVLFLLDGHFDFLDPPRPSSILKKIKEFVEKRKKMAFSSSDYEKKDYHPENFDIKDVEDALAFIKTLDPFPARQFGLSAGAYVVPDVYVYKVPVDIPTEAGKRGDIDGGSDSTGSGANKACGNSGSGTEGGVQEKIGETAAGGIKSVGIGSAAGIESGAARDFGFRVELAENFIPSVAVSPGYMKIEPNIVSKDDKKFIAASVREAKSFIENLEFRKQTIIKACNAIVRAQFDFFAKGPHFLAPLRQKDIAADIGVHEATVSRMANSKFIQCEWGLFPVKYFFTNALSTDLSSASAQKYGAVSSEKVKYEISKIISSQPPGARPLSDQKLAALLEQSGIKIARRTVAKYRSQLNIESSYLR from the coding sequence ATGCCGGAAGCCAAATTTTATCAGATTCAAAAAGCTTCGCAAATACAGACCCAAAAAATGAGCCGGCAGCAAATTTATTCTCTTAATCTACTTGCAATGAACAGTCAGGATCTCCGAAGCGAAATATATGCGGCCGCTGAAAAGAATCCCGCGCTTGAGATTGTAAAAGATCCCGTCCTTGCCGGAGAGAATGTAAAAAAAGTTTCTTTTAGGCCTTCCGACTACCTAAGGCTGGGAAGAGCCTCCGCATTAGGGCAAAGCAAGGCCGACAGTTTTCAGGAAGCGCTTGAAAGCCGCCCCGACGAAAGAGAGACCTTGCAGGAACATCTTATTTCACAGCTGAATGTTTCTAAAATTTCAAAGGATAAATACAAACTTTCGCGAAAGCTCATTGAAAATCTTGATAATTCCGGCTTTCACATATTGGCGCCTATTTCGCTTTTGGATTCTGAAAATCCTTTGCACACTGAGAAATTTCTTGATTCGTGTATGGATCTTGTCCGCCGCATGGATCCGATAGGTACTTGCTGTACCGGCGTTCCCGAAAGTCTTTTTGTTCAGGCCTCTCTTAAAAAAAACGCTTCTCTGGCGGTATTGTTTTTATTGGACGGACATTTTGATTTTTTAGATCCTCCGCGGCCTTCTTCGATTTTAAAGAAAATAAAAGAATTTGTTGAAAAAAGAAAAAAAATGGCTTTTTCTTCTTCCGATTATGAAAAAAAAGATTATCACCCTGAAAATTTCGATATTAAAGATGTTGAAGACGCTCTAGCCTTTATAAAGACTCTGGATCCGTTTCCTGCGAGGCAGTTCGGACTGTCGGCGGGCGCCTACGTCGTCCCGGACGTTTATGTTTACAAGGTTCCCGTTGACATACCAACAGAAGCTGGAAAGCGCGGCGATATTGACGGCGGCTCAGACAGCACAGGCAGCGGCGCAAATAAAGCCTGCGGCAATTCCGGCAGCGGCACTGAGGGCGGCGTTCAAGAAAAAATCGGCGAAACCGCTGCCGGCGGCATTAAAAGCGTCGGGATCGGCAGTGCGGCCGGCATTGAAAGCGGCGCGGCCCGCGATTTCGGCTTTCGCGTAGAGCTTGCCGAAAATTTTATTCCTTCCGTAGCCGTTTCTCCCGGATATATGAAAATCGAACCGAATATCGTCTCAAAAGACGATAAAAAATTTATCGCCGCTTCCGTGCGGGAAGCAAAATCGTTTATTGAAAATCTTGAATTCAGAAAGCAAACCATCATAAAAGCTTGCAACGCCATAGTGAGAGCCCAGTTTGATTTTTTTGCAAAAGGGCCGCACTTTCTTGCTCCGCTGCGCCAAAAAGACATTGCCGCCGATATAGGCGTTCATGAGGCGACCGTTTCTCGTATGGCAAATAGCAAATTCATTCAGTGCGAATGGGGACTTTTCCCCGTAAAATATTTTTTTACGAACGCGCTGTCAACGGATTTGAGTTCCGCATCCGCTCAAAAATACGGCGCCGTTTCAAGCGAAAAAGTTAAATATGAAATTTCAAAGATCATATCTTCGCAGCCTCCGGGAGCCAGGCCTCTTTCGGACCAAAAACTTGCCGCATTGCTTGAACAAAGCGGCATAAAAATTGCCCGGCGCACGGTTGCAAAATACAGAAGTCAACTGAATATAGAATCGTCTTATTTGCGTTAA
- a CDS encoding HPF/RaiA family ribosome-associated protein, with protein MKKDISAVGFELEKKQQEMIDKKIKRIDYADDLIVDLMLRIKRDKSYSFDCTVHFRWGAQAHVTSDDYDFAAGLNKMMDILDNKVKKEKDKVQEKK; from the coding sequence ATGAAAAAAGACATTTCAGCAGTCGGTTTCGAGTTGGAAAAAAAACAGCAGGAAATGATAGACAAAAAGATAAAGCGAATCGATTACGCCGACGACCTGATTGTTGATTTGATGCTCAGAATAAAACGCGATAAGTCTTATAGTTTTGATTGTACCGTCCACTTCAGGTGGGGCGCTCAAGCTCACGTAACCAGCGATGACTACGATTTTGCCGCAGGATTAAATAAAATGATGGATATTCTGGACAATAAGGTAAAAAAAGAAAAAGATAAGGTTCAAGAAAAAAAATAG
- the hprK gene encoding HPr(Ser) kinase/phosphatase: protein MAEKKFTVLDLLELELKGHDALDLKCISGRRGLTRVITVPDVNRPGLALSGFYDSFAYQRVQLFGRGEVAYLQKMHDEGNFDTLVKMFGYNMPCCVFTHNLNPTEEIFKISEENNCTILQTDLESTDFSSRLLRIFANIFAPKKTMYGVLVDVYGIGIFLSGHSGVGKSETALELVERGHRLVADDIVEMRCVNGNMILGQGANNQISHHMEVRGLGIINVAQMFGVGAIRNQKEVQLVVHLEEWDSKKVYDRIGSDQKTVDFFGVKVPCLEIPVKPGRNLPIILEAAAMNERLKKMGYFSARDFNQNVLKWIESGEAQSVYYSGEDAY from the coding sequence ATGGCCGAAAAAAAATTCACAGTCCTGGATCTTTTGGAACTTGAGCTTAAAGGACACGACGCTTTGGACCTCAAATGTATTTCCGGCCGTAGAGGTCTCACTCGCGTTATCACGGTGCCGGACGTTAACCGTCCGGGGCTTGCTCTTTCCGGATTTTACGATTCGTTCGCTTATCAGCGGGTTCAGCTTTTCGGGCGCGGCGAAGTTGCGTATCTTCAAAAAATGCACGACGAAGGCAATTTCGACACTCTAGTAAAGATGTTCGGCTACAATATGCCGTGCTGCGTGTTCACTCACAATCTTAATCCTACGGAAGAAATTTTTAAGATATCAGAAGAAAATAACTGTACAATTCTTCAGACGGATTTGGAATCCACGGATTTTTCTTCGCGCCTTTTACGCATATTTGCAAATATATTCGCTCCTAAGAAAACAATGTACGGCGTTCTCGTCGACGTCTACGGTATAGGGATTTTTCTTTCCGGGCATTCGGGGGTAGGCAAAAGCGAAACCGCATTGGAGCTGGTAGAACGCGGCCACCGCCTTGTTGCCGACGACATTGTTGAAATGCGCTGCGTAAACGGTAATATGATACTCGGACAGGGAGCGAACAATCAGATAAGCCACCACATGGAAGTAAGAGGACTCGGGATTATTAACGTCGCTCAAATGTTCGGCGTCGGCGCCATACGCAATCAAAAAGAAGTTCAGCTTGTAGTTCACCTTGAAGAATGGGATTCAAAAAAAGTTTACGACAGAATAGGAAGCGATCAAAAGACCGTCGATTTTTTCGGCGTAAAGGTTCCGTGTTTGGAAATTCCTGTTAAGCCGGGCCGAAATCTGCCGATTATTTTGGAAGCGGCGGCGATGAATGAAAGACTTAAAAAGATGGGGTATTTTTCTGCCCGCGATTTCAATCAAAACGTACTTAAATGGATCGAAAGCGGAGAGGCTCAGTCCGTTTATTACAGCGGTGAAGACGCATATTAA
- a CDS encoding HPr family phosphocarrier protein, with protein sequence MIEKLLTVKNRAGIHARPAAIIAQTANKFESEITLIRDDITVNAKSIMGVITMAAGYNTAITLQVEGSDEKEAARAIENLFEAKFEEE encoded by the coding sequence ATGATCGAAAAATTGTTGACGGTAAAAAATCGTGCCGGAATTCATGCGCGTCCGGCTGCGATCATTGCGCAGACGGCCAATAAGTTCGAATCGGAGATCACACTCATTCGCGATGATATTACGGTCAATGCAAAGTCGATCATGGGCGTGATAACTATGGCGGCCGGCTACAACACCGCCATAACTTTACAGGTTGAGGGCAGCGACGAAAAGGAAGCCGCCCGTGCAATAGAAAATTTGTTTGAAGCGAAATTCGAAGAAGAGTGA
- the lexA gene encoding transcriptional repressor LexA, translating into MKEITDRQKEVLAFISEFTEENSFPPTVREIGEHFEISLRAVQDHIAALQKKGFLSQSQKRSRSIKVLKNDLKGISSSYVSKVPLLGTVAAGKPLLCEENLDGYVTLTEPFVRPDKTYFALRVRGASMINAGILEGDLAVVEQAATALDGQIVVAVLDDAITLKRYYKESSRVRLQPENPAFQAIYSQNVRIVGVLSNIVRTYW; encoded by the coding sequence ATGAAAGAAATTACGGACAGACAAAAAGAAGTGTTGGCTTTTATTTCGGAATTTACGGAAGAAAATTCTTTTCCGCCTACGGTGCGTGAAATAGGCGAGCATTTTGAAATTTCATTGCGGGCGGTGCAGGATCACATAGCGGCTCTGCAGAAAAAAGGGTTTTTATCGCAAAGTCAAAAGCGATCACGCTCGATAAAAGTCCTTAAAAACGACCTAAAAGGAATTTCTTCGTCCTACGTAAGCAAGGTGCCTCTCTTAGGAACCGTCGCCGCAGGCAAGCCCCTTTTGTGCGAAGAAAATTTGGACGGTTACGTAACTCTTACCGAGCCCTTCGTTCGGCCGGATAAGACGTATTTTGCACTGCGGGTCAGAGGGGCTAGCATGATAAACGCAGGCATTCTTGAAGGCGATCTTGCGGTCGTGGAACAGGCGGCGACGGCGCTTGACGGACAGATCGTGGTTGCAGTCCTTGACGATGCGATCACTCTTAAGCGCTATTACAAGGAGTCTTCCCGCGTAAGGCTTCAGCCGGAAAACCCCGCTTTTCAGGCAATATACAGCCAGAATGTAAGAATCGTCGGCGTTCTTTCAAATATAGTGCGCACTTATTGGTAA
- the holA gene encoding DNA polymerase III subunit delta has product MTPSVYLYTGPEFGERNAAVDSVKSVLKKKYGVQNSATLSEKNSSPIDEYLYYASETDFSEVLTTLQSSSLFVPATCVVLREAELLKAKRDIDLLSSWIASSSGENSVLILVSDEISIDAKIEKLIPKANRKIFWEMFEDQKREWLEKFFLKAGYKLESEAAETILDLVENNTEALKNECSRFFLCLPPGQEVTVSDVENILAHNREESAFTLFDAMADFKMRPEERFENALLILQKIRLSKNFSSVMFIGGLVSCFRRLSLWHSLHSNGAFPDDFTLKTKGFTSKKARTQYACASKVWTSGQTTAIIALLASSDVSIRASGAQFEETELQMMLYAIIMKGGAFCSVYEF; this is encoded by the coding sequence ATGACGCCTTCCGTATATCTTTACACGGGCCCTGAATTCGGTGAAAGAAATGCGGCCGTCGATTCCGTAAAATCCGTGCTCAAAAAAAAATACGGCGTGCAAAATTCTGCAACTTTGTCGGAAAAAAACTCATCTCCTATAGACGAATATCTGTATTACGCTTCCGAAACCGATTTTTCCGAAGTTCTTACGACGCTCCAAAGTTCTTCTCTTTTTGTTCCCGCTACCTGCGTCGTCTTACGCGAAGCGGAGCTGTTAAAAGCCAAGAGAGACATAGACCTTTTATCGTCGTGGATCGCCTCGTCGTCCGGAGAAAATTCAGTTCTCATACTTGTGTCCGATGAAATTTCCATAGATGCCAAGATTGAAAAGCTTATTCCTAAAGCAAACAGAAAAATATTTTGGGAAATGTTTGAAGATCAAAAACGCGAGTGGCTTGAAAAGTTTTTTCTTAAAGCGGGTTATAAACTTGAATCCGAAGCGGCGGAAACAATCCTTGATTTGGTAGAAAACAACACCGAAGCGCTGAAAAACGAGTGTTCGCGTTTTTTTCTTTGTCTTCCGCCCGGACAGGAAGTTACCGTTTCAGACGTTGAAAATATCCTTGCTCATAACCGCGAAGAATCGGCTTTTACGCTTTTTGACGCCATGGCCGATTTTAAAATGCGCCCGGAAGAACGATTTGAAAACGCGCTTTTGATTTTGCAGAAAATTCGCCTTTCAAAAAATTTTTCAAGTGTGATGTTTATCGGAGGACTCGTTTCCTGTTTCCGCCGTCTTTCGCTTTGGCATTCGCTGCATTCAAACGGCGCCTTTCCCGACGACTTTACCTTAAAAACAAAAGGCTTTACAAGCAAAAAAGCCCGTACGCAATACGCTTGCGCCTCTAAGGTTTGGACTTCGGGGCAGACTACGGCGATCATCGCTTTACTGGCCTCTTCGGACGTGTCTATCCGCGCTTCCGGCGCCCAATTCGAAGAAACCGAACTTCAAATGATGTTGTACGCGATTATCATGAAGGGAGGAGCCTTTTGTTCCGTTTATGAATTTTGA
- a CDS encoding YdbC family protein — MADDFSFKITESLGEISEGRGGWKMELNFVSWGDRPPKYDIRSWSPDHQKMGKGITLTKEELLSLKELLNSLTL; from the coding sequence ATGGCTGATGATTTTTCATTTAAGATCACGGAAAGTTTGGGAGAAATTTCGGAAGGAAGAGGCGGATGGAAAATGGAATTAAATTTTGTTTCATGGGGAGACCGCCCGCCCAAGTATGACATAAGAAGCTGGTCTCCGGATCATCAAAAGATGGGCAAAGGCATAACTTTAACAAAAGAAGAGCTCCTTTCACTGAAAGAGCTTTTGAATTCTTTGACTTTATAG
- a CDS encoding LysM peptidoglycan-binding domain-containing protein, with amino-acid sequence MKKIVLIFAIALASAAVFAVSYTNNTYQKLADEYNRKARAALNAGEYDLSVQYAQKAEENAALSRAYIDMMIARSDADKQMSLAQKKIDWAKKAYVDRNFPMAYSSAETAMENARRSYAAEDYKFAAGYAKQVLDVLADVYEITPLPQFYVVRPWEQTRDCYWNISGRPYVYNDPRLWENLYQKNKKAMPKPDDPNLILPGMKMEIPSLTGEFREGVYSPSKSYDAYGVKR; translated from the coding sequence ATGAAAAAGATAGTTTTAATTTTTGCGATAGCCCTTGCAAGCGCGGCCGTGTTTGCCGTAAGTTACACAAACAATACTTATCAAAAGCTTGCCGACGAATACAACCGCAAAGCCCGCGCAGCTCTTAACGCCGGCGAATACGATCTTTCCGTTCAGTACGCCCAGAAGGCGGAAGAAAATGCGGCTCTTTCCAGAGCATACATAGACATGATGATCGCCCGTTCCGACGCCGACAAGCAGATGTCTCTCGCTCAAAAAAAGATCGACTGGGCAAAAAAAGCCTATGTAGATCGAAACTTCCCCATGGCCTATTCTTCGGCGGAAACCGCAATGGAAAACGCCAGGCGTTCTTATGCGGCGGAAGATTATAAATTCGCTGCAGGATATGCGAAGCAAGTTCTTGACGTTCTTGCGGATGTTTATGAAATTACGCCTCTTCCACAATTTTACGTTGTCCGTCCCTGGGAACAGACAAGAGATTGCTATTGGAATATTTCAGGCCGCCCATATGTTTATAATGATCCCAGGCTGTGGGAAAACTTATATCAGAAAAACAAGAAGGCGATGCCTAAACCGGACGATCCTAATTTGATCCTGCCCGGAATGAAAATGGAAATTCCGAGTCTAACAGGGGAATTCCGTGAGGGCGTTTACAGTCCTTCAAAAAGTTACGATGCTTACGGAGTAAAACGCTAG